TCTGAGCATGACCGCAAGATCTCTGAGAAACTGGCCTACGTGATGTGCGGCGGTGACTTGTCTATGCCATCTGAAGTGTCTGAGCAATACCTGCTGGATCTGGAGCGCGAAGCCTTCCTGAGCCTCTGCGGGGAACGCAAGACCCTGGAGCGCATCAAGAGCATCTTAACCACCGGTAATCCGCTAAGGAATTAGACGTAAATAATTATTGTTCAGGAAGATAAGAGGGGATGTGTTTTAAGCCTCTTTTCCCTGAAACACCTCAAAAACAGAAAAGAAAATGCAAACTGCCTATATAGTTGCCGGATTCAGAACAGCCGTGGGGAAAGCGCCCCGTGGGGTCTTCCGTTTTACCCGGCCCGATGACCTGGCCGCCGATGTGATCAAGCATTTGCTTGCCTCGGTGCCGCAACTGGACCCCGCCCGCGTAGATGACCTGTTGGTGGGTAACGCGGTGCCTGAGGCCGAGCAAGGCCTGCAGATGGGCCGCATGATTTCCCTGCTGGCCCTGCCTATTAACGTGCCCGGCGCCATTATGAACCGCTACTGCGGCTCCGGTATTGAGACCATCGCTACCGCCGCCTTTAAGATTCAGGCCGGCATGGCCGATTGTATCATCGCCGGAGGCACCGAGTCTATGAGCATGGTGCCGGTAGTTGGCTGGAAAACCGCCCCTAACTACAAAATAGCCAAGGAGCACCCAGAATACTACCTGAGCATGGGCCTGACCGCCGAAGCCGTGGCCAATGACTTTAAAGTAAGCCGCGAAGACCAGGATGCCTTTGCCTTCGCCTCGCACCAGAAAGCCATCAGGGCCATTGAAGAAGGCCGGTTCAAGGACCAGATTGTGCCCATTAACGTGGAGGAAACCTACCTGGACGAGAACGGCAAAAAGAAAACCCGCTCATACGTGGTAGACACCGATGAAGGCCCCCGCGCCGACACCTCTCTGGAGAAACTGGCTAAACTTCGGCCGGTATTTGCCGCCAACGGAAGCGTGACCGCCGGTAACTCGTCCCAGACCTCAGACGGGGCTGCCTTTACCATTGTCATGAGCGAGCGCATGGTGAAAGAACTGAACCTGGAGCCTATCGCCCGCCTGGTGTCTTACGCCACCGAAGGCATTGACCCGCGCATTATGGGCATGGGACCCATTAAAGCCATTCCGAAGGCCTTGAAAAATGCCGGCATGAGTCTGCAAGACATTGACCTTTTTGAATTGAACGAAGCCTTCGCCTCCCAATCCATTGCCGTGCAGCGCGAACTAGGCATTGACCCGGAGAAACTGAACCCTAATGGCGGCGCCATCGCTTTAGGCCACCCACTGGGCTGCTCCGGCGCCAAACTCAGCGTGCAACTTTTTAGCGAACTCCGCCGCCAGAACAAGAAGTTTGGTATGGTGACCGCCTGCGTAGGCGGCGGCCAGGGTGTGGCAGGTATTTATGAACTGTTGCGCTAGGCGCTTTCGCGCCTGACACAAGATGTAAGACATAAGACGCAAGACTCTTCATGCATAATTTTAAAGAGCTTAAGATTTGGCAGGAGGCAATGAAGTTGGCCAAGCAGGTATATGAGGTGTCAGCTACCTTTCCAGCCAATGAAAGATATGGTCTTACATCACAAATTAATAGGGCCGCTGTTTCTGTTCCCTCAAATATTTCGGAAGGAGCAGGGAGAGGCAGTAATAAAGAATTTATTCAGTTCCTAAATATTGCAAGAGGCTCAGCCTTTGAAATAGAAACACAATTGCTACTTGCCCAAAGCCTTGGCTTTGTAAGTGAAGAACAATTACAGCCATTGCTTCAGCAAGTAAGCATGGTGCAACGAATGATAAATAGGTTTAAAGACAAATTGCTCAGTGATTTAAAATAGAGTCCTGAGTCTTATGTCCTGTGTCTTATGTCTAAACAGATAAAATAGTAGCAAAATGGCAAATACAGAATCAGCATCTAGAACGCTCAAAGGCGGTGAGTTCATCATCAAACAAACCAACGCCCAGGACATATTCATCCCGGAGGATTTCTCTGAGGAGCAGCGCATGATGGCCGAGACGGCCCAGCAGTTTGTACAGTCTGAGGTAATGCCCCTGGTGGAGCGCCTGGATAACCATGAGGAAGGCCTCATGGAGAACCTCATGAAGAAGGCCGGGGAACTAGGTCTGTTCGGGGTGGCCATTCCTGAGGAATATGGTGGGCTGGACATGGACTTCAACTCGTCCTTGCTGGTGACCGAGTCCGTGGGCTCCGGGCACTCGTTTCCGGTGGCGTTTGCGGCGCATACGGGTATTGGTATGCTCCCTATCCTGTACTTCGGTACGGAGGAGCAGAAAGCCAAATACCTTCCTAAGTTGACCACTGGGGAGTGGACCGCTTCTTACTGCCTAACCGAGCCAGGCTCGGGGTCAGATGCGCTGGCCGCCAAGACCAAAGCCATTCTGGATGTGGAAGGCGAGAACTTTGTGCTGAATGGCCAGAAGATGTGGATCACCAACGCCGGCTTCGCCGATGTCTTCATTGTGTTCGCGCAGGTAGACGGCGACAAGTTCACGGGCTTTATTGTGGAGAAAGGCTATGAAGGCCTGAGCTTGGGTCCCGAGGAACACAAGATGGGTATCAAAGGCTCCTCTACCCGCCAGGTCTTCCTCACCGACTGCAAAGTACCCATGAGTAATGTGCTGGGCGAGATTGGCAAAGGCCACCTGATTGCTTTCAACATCTTGAACATCGGGCGTATTAAGCTGGCCGCTGCCTGTCTGGGCGCCTGTAAAGCAGTCACAGATTTGTCAGTGAAGTATGCCAATGAGCGTATTCAGTTCAAGATTCCAATCTCCAAGTTTGGCGCCATCCGTCATAAACTAGCCGAGCAGGCCATCCGGATTTTCGCCGTGGAGTCTGCTTTGTACCGTTGCGGACATGACATTCATAACAAAGAGCAGGAGCTGCTGGCCGCTGGTAAAAACTACAATGAAGCTGTTCTGGAAGCCGCCCGTGAGTTTGCCGTAGAAGCCGCTATCCTGAAAGTAGACAGCTCTGAAACCCTGGATTATGTGGTAGACGAAGGTGTGCAGATTTACGGAGGCTACGGCTTCTCCGCTGATTACCCCATGGACCGCGCATACCGCGATGCCCGTATCAACCGCATCTTTGAAGGCACCAATGAGATCAACCGCATGCTTATTGTGGACATGATTCTGAAGAAAGGCCTCAAAGGCGAACTGGACCTGATGGGCCCGGCCGCCGCCGTGCAGCAGGAACTCATGGAAATCCCTGACTTCGGTGACGAGGACACCACGCTGTTTGCCGCAGAGAAAAAAGCCGTGGAGAAATTCAAGAAAGCCACCTTGCTCACCGCCGGTACCGCCGTGCAAAAGTTCATGATGACCCTAGAAAAAGAGCAGGAAGTCTTGATGTACATAGCTGATATGGCCATCCAGACCTACTTAGCAGAGTCTGCTTTGCTACGGGTAGAGAAACTTGTAGGCCAAGGCGGTGAAGAAGCCCACGCTCGCCAACTGGACATGGTACGCGTGATCATCAATGACGCCGCCGACCGCATCAACAAAGCCGGCAAAGAAGCCATCGCTGCCATGAGCGAGCCTGGTGACGAGCAGAAACTGTTACTCATTGGCCTGAAGCGCTTTACTAAACTGGAGCCGTTCAACACCAAGGAAGCCCGCCGCCGTATTGCCGCTGAGATGATTAAGGAAAACGAGTTTGTGTACTAATGTTTAGACACAGGATTCAGGACATAAGACGCAAGACTTTTCTTAAATGGTAGAACGAGCGTTTTAGGCCTGTTTTTGCCAAAACGACCTTAAAACAGAAAACCCCGCTGATTCAGCGGGGTTTTCTGTTTTAATTAGAATCTGTAGGGGCAATCCCTTGTGGTTGCCCTTTTGCGTTTGCCACCGTGGTAGGGCAACCACAAGGGATTGCCCCTACTTTTAAACTTGTTCCATTTGGCGAAAACCAGAGGAGGCTTTCAACTGCTAATAAGCATGAGTCTGTTTCGGGCCTGTTTTCTCAAAAACAGGCCCGAAACAGACTGACTAATCCTTGAATGTGATCCGGCTCAGGCGCAGGCCGGCCGAGGCTTTGTTGGGTCGGTTCACGGCGGTGATGGTGCGTTCGTCCAGCCAGGTGGTGAAGTCTTTTACGTAAGACACCCGCTGGTCATTGGCTACGTTGAGGCCTACTGCCTTGGGAGGCTCGGCACCGCCGGTCAAAAGATGGATAGACCGGGAGTAAAGGTCGGTTTTGCCTTTGATAGTTTCCAGGGTGAGCAGTTGCAGGCGGTTGCCAATGAGGTGGGCGCTGTAAGAGATTCCGGCGAAGCCTTCAGAGGCAGGGGCTTTCTGGTTTTTGATGATAACAGAGTTCCAGGTAGGTTGCAGGTACTCATTGTAGGCGAACAGGAGCAATTCCTGGGCGTGGAAGTCGCTGTTCTCACCGCCGTCTGTGTATTTCTTTTCGGCCATGACCAGAATCTGGCCTTCATGGCTTACCAGAATATCTGAGAGGTAAATGTCTGCCAGGCGGGTAGAGCCGGTAGATTGGGCCAGGGTTTTGGTGAAGTCTGGGGTGAACTTGAACTCCTCGGCAAAGCGCATGTTGCCGGCCTTGTAATCAAACCTAACCATTTTAAGGCTACGGTAGTCGCCGGTTTTTTCCTCGGCCACCAACACGGCGGCGTACAGGCTGCTGTCTTGGTGAATTTTGAAATGCGTGTCCAGCACGTACATTTTCTCGCCGTCAAACACCCCACCCAGCATCACTTCCATGACCTTAATCTCATTGTCACGGTTGTTGTAGCGGCGTACGCTCAGGCGCATAGACCGGTTGGTAAGCACGCTCACAAATTGGTTGCCGTGGTTGTCTATCTGCACATGGGCGCTTACCTGGTTGCCTAGGCCGTTAAAATCATAAAGTCTGTCTTTGATCTTGGTGAGCGAGCCGTCATAGACGTTGGCCTGCATAGACTGCAGCTGCTCATTGCGGGTGTTGGCGTGATAGGTCACCAGTTTGGAGCCATCGGCGGAGATGGCCACGGCAGGGCGGCGGCCACGGCTGGGGGCTTCCTGCAGTTTGGTTCGTTTCAATTCCTTGCCGGTAGCCACGTCAAATAGCCTTCCAAAAAGGGCCTGGCTGCCTTGGTCTGGTAACACCTGGTGGGTAATGAGCAGGGCGGTGCCTTTGTTCTGGGAAAAAGCCTCTACGGTTTCCTGGCTTAGCATGGGCACCGGGGTAGACCAAACGGCTTTGAGGTCTGCGCCGTAGCGCTCAATGGCGTACGTACTGTCAGACTTGCGGCTCAGGATCACAAAGTCTGTGGGGCTTACCGCGAAGGCCTTTTTAGGAATGCGTTGGTTGTATTGGTCCCCGTTGGCCTCTGGCGCATAGGCAAAGGCGGAAGACTTAATTTTTTGGGCCTGGCTTACACGGGGCTGAAAGAGTAAGGCCAACAGAAAGAAGCAGGAAAGAAAAAGAGTAGTAAGACGCATAATAGTAAGAGTATAGACCCCACAAATATACCGTTAAACCGGCAGGAAGCCATCACCTGACCATGGTTTGGTTTGGGCGCTATTGATTAAATATTTCATAGTAAGCTAATTGCCATTTTTATCACTATCTTTGCATCCGCTTAGATAGATATAAAAAATAAGATATATATTTTATTTATTTCACATTTAAGGTCACCTAAACGATTTACAACCGGCCTGTGGATAACTTTTTATAGATAAAGCTTGAACTAAGGCCCCCAGCGCTCGTAAACACCTAGGCTTGCCCAATGTGTTAGTGAGTTGTGAAGGAGGG
This Rufibacter radiotolerans DNA region includes the following protein-coding sequences:
- a CDS encoding acetyl-CoA C-acyltransferase, which encodes MQTAYIVAGFRTAVGKAPRGVFRFTRPDDLAADVIKHLLASVPQLDPARVDDLLVGNAVPEAEQGLQMGRMISLLALPINVPGAIMNRYCGSGIETIATAAFKIQAGMADCIIAGGTESMSMVPVVGWKTAPNYKIAKEHPEYYLSMGLTAEAVANDFKVSREDQDAFAFASHQKAIRAIEEGRFKDQIVPINVEETYLDENGKKKTRSYVVDTDEGPRADTSLEKLAKLRPVFAANGSVTAGNSSQTSDGAAFTIVMSERMVKELNLEPIARLVSYATEGIDPRIMGMGPIKAIPKALKNAGMSLQDIDLFELNEAFASQSIAVQRELGIDPEKLNPNGGAIALGHPLGCSGAKLSVQLFSELRRQNKKFGMVTACVGGGQGVAGIYELLR
- a CDS encoding four helix bundle protein; translation: MHNFKELKIWQEAMKLAKQVYEVSATFPANERYGLTSQINRAAVSVPSNISEGAGRGSNKEFIQFLNIARGSAFEIETQLLLAQSLGFVSEEQLQPLLQQVSMVQRMINRFKDKLLSDLK
- a CDS encoding acyl-CoA dehydrogenase family protein, with the translated sequence MANTESASRTLKGGEFIIKQTNAQDIFIPEDFSEEQRMMAETAQQFVQSEVMPLVERLDNHEEGLMENLMKKAGELGLFGVAIPEEYGGLDMDFNSSLLVTESVGSGHSFPVAFAAHTGIGMLPILYFGTEEQKAKYLPKLTTGEWTASYCLTEPGSGSDALAAKTKAILDVEGENFVLNGQKMWITNAGFADVFIVFAQVDGDKFTGFIVEKGYEGLSLGPEEHKMGIKGSSTRQVFLTDCKVPMSNVLGEIGKGHLIAFNILNIGRIKLAAACLGACKAVTDLSVKYANERIQFKIPISKFGAIRHKLAEQAIRIFAVESALYRCGHDIHNKEQELLAAGKNYNEAVLEAAREFAVEAAILKVDSSETLDYVVDEGVQIYGGYGFSADYPMDRAYRDARINRIFEGTNEINRMLIVDMILKKGLKGELDLMGPAAAVQQELMEIPDFGDEDTTLFAAEKKAVEKFKKATLLTAGTAVQKFMMTLEKEQEVLMYIADMAIQTYLAESALLRVEKLVGQGGEEAHARQLDMVRVIINDAADRINKAGKEAIAAMSEPGDEQKLLLIGLKRFTKLEPFNTKEARRRIAAEMIKENEFVY